The Streptomyces sp. NBC_00224 genome has a window encoding:
- a CDS encoding TetR/AcrR family transcriptional regulator, with translation MSPRGVATPDVRERLFAAAERVLESGGPGALTSRAVTTEAGCAKGLLHTHFTGLDEFVAELCLDRFARTATKAEALSGLVGHGSVAGNLQAVALGLLDSGGPAVAGLAMTRPTAALRIREALEAGAPGFAAIQQAIAEYLVAEGRLGRVAHTVDPDGTALAVVGAAHHLLLTSWPGTPDPREQMKRLVVGLVGG, from the coding sequence ATGTCACCGCGCGGAGTGGCGACGCCAGACGTACGGGAGCGGCTGTTCGCGGCCGCCGAGCGAGTCCTCGAAAGCGGCGGGCCCGGCGCGCTCACCAGCCGCGCCGTCACCACCGAGGCGGGCTGCGCCAAGGGCCTGCTGCACACGCACTTCACGGGCCTCGACGAGTTCGTCGCGGAGCTCTGCCTCGACCGGTTCGCCCGCACGGCCACGAAGGCCGAAGCGCTCTCGGGGCTCGTCGGGCACGGCTCGGTGGCGGGGAACCTACAGGCCGTCGCCCTCGGGCTGCTCGACTCGGGCGGCCCGGCCGTCGCGGGCCTGGCCATGACGCGCCCGACGGCCGCCCTGCGCATCCGAGAGGCACTGGAGGCGGGGGCGCCCGGCTTCGCCGCGATCCAGCAGGCCATCGCGGAGTACCTGGTCGCCGAGGGCCGGCTCGGCCGCGTGGCGCACACCGTCGACCCGGACGGCACGGCCCTGGCCGTGGTGGGCGCCGCCCACCACCTCCTGCTGACCAGTTGGCCGGGCACCCCCGACCCACGGGAGCAGATGAAGCGTCTCGTGGTGGGTCTGGTGGGAGGGTAG
- a CDS encoding MarR family transcriptional regulator: protein MVGVPEPHTGWTFITNHARVLAVIAENQNARIRDIAAHCRLTERAVQKIISDLEQAGFLSHTRAGRGNTYRIDPGKVLRHPAEAEAGLTVASLLGLLAQDEARRAELLYSSVRMRSDEGDEGDGVG, encoded by the coding sequence ATGGTTGGAGTGCCGGAACCGCACACAGGATGGACGTTCATCACCAACCACGCGCGTGTGCTCGCCGTGATCGCCGAGAACCAGAACGCGCGGATCCGCGACATCGCCGCGCACTGCAGACTCACGGAACGCGCCGTCCAGAAGATCATTTCCGATCTGGAACAGGCCGGATTCCTCTCCCACACCCGTGCGGGGCGCGGCAACACGTACCGTATCGACCCTGGCAAGGTCCTGCGCCACCCGGCCGAGGCCGAGGCGGGCCTTACGGTCGCCTCTCTCCTCGGTCTGCTCGCCCAGGACGAGGCCCGCCGCGCCGAACTGCTCTACAGCAGCGTGCGTATGCGTTCCGACGAGGGTGACGAAGGCGACGGGGTCGGCTGA
- a CDS encoding maleylpyruvate isomerase N-terminal domain-containing protein, with protein sequence MDLFSRSWTALRTAVAELPDKDFERPSGCTGWLVRDLVCHLVIDAQDVLITLVTPADTEPTVNAVTYWNVEDQPPTGEDPLDALTVRLAAAYEEPHLLKFHLDDVGSAAGRAAELADPGARVGTQDMVLTVGDYLSAYVLEWTLHHLDLIAHLPDAAEPPAQGLAHSRATLEEIAGAAFPASFTDKDALLIGTGRRAPTEAEKAELGELAARLPFVLG encoded by the coding sequence GTGGATCTCTTCTCACGCTCATGGACGGCATTGCGTACAGCGGTCGCCGAACTGCCGGACAAGGACTTCGAACGGCCGTCCGGCTGCACCGGATGGCTCGTGCGGGACCTGGTGTGCCACCTGGTCATCGACGCCCAGGACGTCCTGATCACCCTCGTCACCCCCGCCGATACGGAACCGACCGTCAACGCGGTGACCTACTGGAACGTCGAGGACCAACCGCCGACCGGCGAGGACCCGCTCGACGCGCTGACCGTGCGGCTGGCCGCCGCGTACGAGGAACCGCACCTGCTCAAGTTCCACCTCGACGACGTCGGCTCCGCCGCCGGACGCGCGGCCGAACTCGCGGACCCCGGCGCCCGGGTGGGCACCCAAGACATGGTGCTCACCGTGGGCGACTACCTCTCCGCGTACGTCCTGGAGTGGACGCTGCACCACCTCGACCTGATCGCGCACCTCCCGGACGCCGCGGAACCGCCCGCCCAGGGCCTGGCACACTCCCGCGCGACGCTGGAGGAGATCGCCGGCGCCGCATTCCCCGCGTCGTTCACGGACAAGGACGCACTCCTGATCGGCACCGGCCGCCGGGCACCGACGGAGGCGGAGAAGGCCGAACTCGGCGAGCTGGCCGCGAGACTGCCGTTCGTCCTGGGCTGA
- a CDS encoding ANTAR domain-containing protein: MAQPSYSAEPVNTGPEADPGLELGQLRRAMESRGTIDLARGILMAAFAISPEDAWSALVMTSQNTNTKLNRLARQVVDSAGGDPLPKGIQKQLSVAIAKLATAGGAPAAAPSQDTADVGGDGSAHR, encoded by the coding sequence ATGGCGCAGCCGTCATACTCCGCGGAGCCCGTCAACACGGGCCCAGAGGCGGATCCGGGACTTGAACTGGGGCAACTGCGGCGGGCGATGGAGAGTCGGGGGACCATCGACCTGGCCCGCGGCATTCTCATGGCCGCCTTCGCCATCAGCCCGGAGGACGCCTGGAGTGCGCTGGTCATGACCTCCCAGAACACCAACACCAAACTGAACCGCCTGGCCCGGCAAGTGGTCGACTCGGCCGGAGGCGACCCCTTGCCGAAGGGGATTCAGAAGCAGTTGTCGGTAGCCATCGCCAAGCTCGCCACGGCAGGCGGTGCGCCAGCAGCGGCGCCGAGCCAGGACACGGCGGACGTCGGAGGCGACGGCAGCGCTCATCGATGA